One window from the genome of Cryptomeria japonica chromosome 6, Sugi_1.0, whole genome shotgun sequence encodes:
- the LOC131052836 gene encoding embryo-specific protein ATS3A isoform X1 codes for MADSQSQFLLSSYFMLAFIFISHCKASSLQPQIGNPREAPLTQTRESEKLESCSYTVQIKTSCSAFAGTDDRISIAFGDAFGNQVYVARLDDPTTDTFERCSTDSFTILGPCVYKVCYLYLMRVGSDAWKPEWVRVYYGRSQSVSFIYDMFIPDNIWYGFDLCNTVAQQSALSM; via the exons ATGGCGGATTCACAGAGTCAATTCTTATTGAGCTCATACTTTATGTTAGCTTTCATATTTATATCTCACTGCAAAGCTTCTTCTCTACAGCCACAAATAGGCAACCCGCGAGAAGCACCTCTTACG CAGACAAGGGAATCAGAGAAATTGGAGAGCTGTTCATACACAGTGCAGATAAAGACGAGCTGCTCTGCTTTCGCAGGGACAGACGACAGAATTAGTATTGCATTTGGGGATGCGTTTGGAAACCAGGTGTACGTAGCGAGGCTCGATGACCCGACTACTGACACCTTTGAGAGATGTTCCACAGATTCCTTCACAATTTTGGGCCCCTGCGTCTACAAGGTGTGTTATTTGTACCTGATGCGCGTTGGATCTGATGCATGGAAGCCAGAGTGGGTTAGAGTCTATTATGGTCGTAGTCAATCTGTTAGCTTCATTTATGATATGTTTATTCCTGATAATATTTGGTATGGATTTGATCTCTGTAATACTGTAGCCCAACAGTCTGCTCTCAGTATGTAA
- the LOC131052836 gene encoding embryo-specific protein ATS3A isoform X2, whose product MADSQSQFLLSSYFMLAFIFISHCKASSLQPQIGNPREAPLTTRESEKLESCSYTVQIKTSCSAFAGTDDRISIAFGDAFGNQVYVARLDDPTTDTFERCSTDSFTILGPCVYKVCYLYLMRVGSDAWKPEWVRVYYGRSQSVSFIYDMFIPDNIWYGFDLCNTVAQQSALSM is encoded by the exons ATGGCGGATTCACAGAGTCAATTCTTATTGAGCTCATACTTTATGTTAGCTTTCATATTTATATCTCACTGCAAAGCTTCTTCTCTACAGCCACAAATAGGCAACCCGCGAGAAGCACCTCTTACG ACAAGGGAATCAGAGAAATTGGAGAGCTGTTCATACACAGTGCAGATAAAGACGAGCTGCTCTGCTTTCGCAGGGACAGACGACAGAATTAGTATTGCATTTGGGGATGCGTTTGGAAACCAGGTGTACGTAGCGAGGCTCGATGACCCGACTACTGACACCTTTGAGAGATGTTCCACAGATTCCTTCACAATTTTGGGCCCCTGCGTCTACAAGGTGTGTTATTTGTACCTGATGCGCGTTGGATCTGATGCATGGAAGCCAGAGTGGGTTAGAGTCTATTATGGTCGTAGTCAATCTGTTAGCTTCATTTATGATATGTTTATTCCTGATAATATTTGGTATGGATTTGATCTCTGTAATACTGTAGCCCAACAGTCTGCTCTCAGTATGTAA